From a single Apium graveolens cultivar Ventura chromosome 2, ASM990537v1, whole genome shotgun sequence genomic region:
- the LOC141708567 gene encoding short-chain dehydrogenase reductase 3a isoform X2: MYCRSIFLSRTLNFTRGFSTQRNKLEGKVALITGAASGIGKETATSFISQGAKVVIADIQHQLGMDIATELGSNASFVPCNVTKESDISNAVDYAVSKYNHLDIMYNNAGVACHTPPSIIDLDLSMFDQVMAINVRGVLAGIKHASRVMIPRQSGSILCTASVTGLMGGLAPLTYSVSKSSIIGMVKSVASELCKYGIRINCISPFAIPTAFSMEDMSQFFPGVETQRLADMIHGAGALKGAKCEPVDVANAAVYLASDDAKYITGQNLVVDGGFTSFKTLEFPIPGQVH; this comes from the exons ATGTACTGCAGAAGCATATTTCTTTCAAGAACTCTGAACTTCACAAGAGGCTTCTCTACACAAAG AAACAAGCTGGAAGGCAAGGTAGCTCTAATAACTGGAGCAGCAAGTGGCATAGGGAAAGAAACTGCAACCAGTTTTATCTCCCAAGGTGCCAAAGTAGTGATTGCTGATATTCAGCATCAACTTGGGATGGACATAGCAACAGAACTTGGATCAAATGCCTCATTTGTTCCTTGCAATGTTACGAAAGAGTCAGATATATCCAATGCAGTTGATTACGCTGTCTCCAAATACAACCACTTAGACATTATGTACAACAACGCAGGTGTTGCATGCCACACTCCTCCTAGCATAATCGACCTAGATCTTTCAATGTTTGACCAAGTCATGGCAATAAACGTCAGAGGGGTTTTAGCAGGGATTAAGCACGCTTCGCGTGTGATGATACCACGTCAAAGTGGTTCCATTCTGTGCACTGCAAGTGTCACTGGGCTAATGGGAGGTTTGGCACCACTTACATATTCAGTATCAAAATCATCAATTATAGGAATGGTAAAATCTGTGGCATCAGAGTTGTGCAAGTATGGGATCCGAATTAATTGCATATCACCATTTGCGATTCCAACTGCATTTTCCATGGAAGACATGAGCCAGTTCTTTCCGGGGGTGGAAACACAAAGGCTCGCTGACATGATTCATGGTGCGGGTGCactgaagggagcaaaatgtgAGCCAGTTGATGTGGCAAATGCTGCAGTATATCTTGCATCCGATGATGCAAAGTATATTACTGGGCAAAATCTTGTGGTAGATGGCGGATTTACATCTTTCAAGACATTAGAGTTTCCAATACCAGGTCAAGTACATTAG
- the LOC141708567 gene encoding short-chain dehydrogenase reductase 3a isoform X1, translated as MLKNRSRSIFLSRTLNFTRGFSTQRNKLEGKVALITGAASGIGKETATSFISQGAKVVIADIQHQLGMDIATELGSNASFVPCNVTKESDISNAVDYAVSKYNHLDIMYNNAGVACHTPPSIIDLDLSMFDQVMAINVRGVLAGIKHASRVMIPRQSGSILCTASVTGLMGGLAPLTYSVSKSSIIGMVKSVASELCKYGIRINCISPFAIPTAFSMEDMSQFFPGVETQRLADMIHGAGALKGAKCEPVDVANAAVYLASDDAKYITGQNLVVDGGFTSFKTLEFPIPGQVH; from the exons ATGCTCAAGAACAGATCCAG AAGCATATTTCTTTCAAGAACTCTGAACTTCACAAGAGGCTTCTCTACACAAAG AAACAAGCTGGAAGGCAAGGTAGCTCTAATAACTGGAGCAGCAAGTGGCATAGGGAAAGAAACTGCAACCAGTTTTATCTCCCAAGGTGCCAAAGTAGTGATTGCTGATATTCAGCATCAACTTGGGATGGACATAGCAACAGAACTTGGATCAAATGCCTCATTTGTTCCTTGCAATGTTACGAAAGAGTCAGATATATCCAATGCAGTTGATTACGCTGTCTCCAAATACAACCACTTAGACATTATGTACAACAACGCAGGTGTTGCATGCCACACTCCTCCTAGCATAATCGACCTAGATCTTTCAATGTTTGACCAAGTCATGGCAATAAACGTCAGAGGGGTTTTAGCAGGGATTAAGCACGCTTCGCGTGTGATGATACCACGTCAAAGTGGTTCCATTCTGTGCACTGCAAGTGTCACTGGGCTAATGGGAGGTTTGGCACCACTTACATATTCAGTATCAAAATCATCAATTATAGGAATGGTAAAATCTGTGGCATCAGAGTTGTGCAAGTATGGGATCCGAATTAATTGCATATCACCATTTGCGATTCCAACTGCATTTTCCATGGAAGACATGAGCCAGTTCTTTCCGGGGGTGGAAACACAAAGGCTCGCTGACATGATTCATGGTGCGGGTGCactgaagggagcaaaatgtgAGCCAGTTGATGTGGCAAATGCTGCAGTATATCTTGCATCCGATGATGCAAAGTATATTACTGGGCAAAATCTTGTGGTAGATGGCGGATTTACATCTTTCAAGACATTAGAGTTTCCAATACCAGGTCAAGTACATTAG